Proteins from a single region of Corylus avellana chromosome ca11, CavTom2PMs-1.0:
- the LOC132166025 gene encoding probable receptor-like protein kinase At5g20050: MEDKKANIVAVTTVVALIILIIVSRVVLELSKAFFLICGAGVAVILAVFAYLIIRRHYNRRRMLMESRLVSEGRELRTEYSFLRKVAGVPTKFRHKDLEEATDHFRSLVGQGASATVFKGILNDGTAVAVKRINNGEERGEKEFRSEVAAIASVQHVNLVHLLGYCCSPGMPRLLVYEFIPNGSLDCWIFPRRETQNRRGGCLSWESRYRVAVDVAKALSYLHHDCRSRVLHLDVKPENILLDENYRAIVADFGLSKLMGKDQSRVLTTIRGTKGYLAPEWLLEQGVSEKSDIYSYGMVLLEMIGGQRNVCLIGNDENRAEKKWQYYPKIVNEKMRQGKLMEVVDQRVLEGGGIDEKEVRRLVYVALWCIQEKARLRPTMARVVEMLEGRTAVDEPPETRMIIVDLLSIDEDTPDGHHRRKIAAMAPHLVDSNLPSTSTCSFAMSIISPR, from the coding sequence ATGGAGGACAAGAAAGCAAACATAGTTGCTGTTACAACAGTTGTTGCCCTCATTATTCTCATCATAGTTTCTCGTGTCGTTCTCGAGCTTTCCAAGGCTTTCTTCCTCATTTGCGGGGCGGGTGTTGCAGTGATTCTTGCTGTGTTTGCATACCTGATAATCAGACGCCATTATAACCGGAGGAGAATGTTGATGGAGTCAAGATTGGTCTCAGAAGGCAGAGAGCTTCGAACAGAGTACAGTTTTCTCAGGAAAGTTGCTGGGGTTCCGACAAAGTTCCGGCACAAGGATCTGGAGGAAGCAACGGATCATTTCCGGTCACTGGTAGGCCAAGGAGCTTCCGCAACCGTTTTCAAAGGGATCCTAAACGACGGCACTGCGGTTGCTGTGAAAAGGATTAACAATGGAGAGGAGCGCGGGGAGAAGGAGTTCAGATCGGAGGTTGCAGCCATTGCAAGCGTGCAGCATGTAAATCTCGTGCACCTTCTTGGGTATTGTTGCAGTCCTGGGATGCCTCGGCTTCTTGTTTATGAGTTTATCCCAAATGGGTCTTTGGATTGTTGGATTTTCCCAAGAAGGGAAACCCAGAACCGGCGTGGCGGGTGCTTGTCGTGGGAGTCAAGGTACAGAGTTGCCGTTGATGTTGCTAAAGCATTGTCTTATCTCCACCATGATTGCCGGTCAAGGGTCTTACACCTTGATGTGAAGCCAGAAAATATACTTCTGGATGAGAATTACAGAGCAATTGTGGCGGATTTCGGCCTCTCGAAGCTCATGGGAAAAGACCAAAGCAGAGTATTAACAACAATCAGGGGAACCAAAGGGTACTTGGCGCCAGAGTGGCTCTTGGAGCAGGGGGTTTCTGAAAAATCTGACATCTATAGTTATGGCATGGTCCTTCTAGAGATGATTGGAGGGCAGAGGAATGTTTGCTTGATAGGAAATGATGAAAACAGGGCTGAAAAGAAATGGCAATATTACCCTAAAATTGTGAATGAGAAAATGAGACAAGGGAAGCTGATGGAAGTTGTTGATCAAAGGGTACTTGAAGGTGGAGGCATTGATGAGAAGGAGGTGAGGAGATTGGTTTATGTAGCTTTGTGGTGCATACAGGAGAAGGCTAGGCTGAGGCCTACCATGGCTCGAGTGGTTGAGATGCTCGAAGGCCGGACCGCCGTCGACGAGCCGCCGGAGACTCGAATGATTATTGTTGATTTACTTTCAATAGATGAAGATACCCCAGATGGTCATCACAGGAGAAAGATTGCTGCAATGGCACCACACCTAGTAGACTCTAATCTTCCTTCTACATCTACATGCTCTTTTGCTATGTCTATTATATCCCCAAGGTAG
- the LOC132166365 gene encoding uncharacterized protein LOC132166365 codes for MSFTGPSVGSGGRTARRVFEFGRTYVVRPKGRHQATVVWLHGLGDNGSSWSQLLETLSLPNIKWICPTAPTQPITVFGGFPSTAWFDVGDLSEDAPDDLEGLDAAAAHVANLLSTEPTDIKLGVGGFSMGAATALYSASCFTQGKYGNGNPYPAKLSAVVGLSGWLPCAKTLANKLQGVDEAARRAASLPILLCHGKGDDVVPYKFGDKSSRTLGSSGFQDVSFKSYNGLGHYTIPEEMDELCGWLTSKLGLEGSSS; via the exons ATGAGCTTTACTGGCCCTTCAGTGGGTTCTG GTGGTCGAACTGCTAGAAGGGTATTTGAGTTTGGAAGAACCTATGTGGTGAGACCTAAAGGTAGACACCAAGCCACTGTAGTTTGGCTACATGGACTTGGTGATAATGGCTCAAG CTGGTCCCAGCTATTGGAGACCCTTTCTCTTCCAAAT ATCAAATGGATATGCCCTACTGCTCCTACCCAGCCAATTACTGTTTTTGGTGGCTTTCCTTCCACTGCTT GGTTTGATGTGGGAGACCTGTCAGAAGATGCTCCTGATGATTTGGAGGGTTTGGATGCTGCAGCAGCACATGTTGCAAATTTGTTGTCAACAGAGCCCACTGACA TTAAACTTGGCGTTGGAGGCTTCAGTATGGGTGCAGCTACTGCCCTATACTCTGCATCCTGCTTCACTCAAGGAAAATATGGGAACGGCAACCCATACCCAGCCAAATTAAGTGCAGTTGTTGGCCTGAGTGGCTGGCTTCCTTGTGCAAA GACCTTGGCTAACAAGTTACAAGGGGTGGACGAAGCTGCAAGGCGTGCTGCATCCTTGCCCATTTTGCTCTGTCATGGCAAAg GTGATGATGTGGTTCCTTATAAATTTGGTGATAAATCCTCACGAACCCTGGGTTCAAGTGGATTTCAGGACGTGTCATTCAAAAGCTATAATGG GCTTGGCCACTACACAATCCCTGAAGAGATGGATGAACTCTGTGGTTGGCTAACTTCAAAGTTGGGGCTTGAGGGGAGCTCTTCATAA
- the LOC132166590 gene encoding deSI-like protein At4g17486 isoform X2: MEPETTSNSVSESNGNDKNCETQVVLNVYDLTPLNSYTVWFGVGIFHSGIEVHGKEYGFGAHDFPASGVFEVEPKSCPGFIYRSSISLGRITMLPSEFRTFIENAASEYHGDTYHLISKNCNHFTDDISWRLTGKHIPGWVNRLARLGSLCSCLLPESLQVSTVKQLPEYHDCSEDGTECLSTTTARESTEIDDDHEKSLLSPLAVSGDVSFVKEVQK; this comes from the exons ATGGAGCCAGAGACAACCTCGAACTCGGTCTCTGAAAGCAATGGGAACGACAAGAATTGCGAAACCCAGGTGGTGCTGAACGTGTATGATCTCACCCCACTTAACAGTTACACGGTTTGGTTCGGCGTTGGGATCTTTCATTCCGGTATTGAAG TCCATGGTAAGGAGTATGGATTTGGAGCTCATGACTTCCCAGCAAGTGGAGTTTTTGAAGTGGAACCGAAGAGTTGCCCGGGTTTTATTTACCGAAGTTCCATCTCATTGGGGCGCATAACCATGCTTCCGTCTGAATTCCGGACATTTATTGAGAATGCAGCTTCTGAGTATCATGGGGATACCTATCACCTCATTTCCAAGAATTGCAACCATTTTACAGATGACATCTCGTGGAGATTGACAGGAAAGCACATCCCAGGGTGGGTGAATCGGCTTGCCCGTCTAG GTTCTTTATGTAGTTGTCTGCTTCCTGAAAGCCTCCAAGTATCTACTGTCAAACAGCTGCCTGAATACCACGACTGTTCAG AAGATGGTACGGAATGCCTATCAACCACCACTGCCCGTGAGTCGACAGAAATTGATGATGATCACGAGAAGAGCCTGCTGTCCCCATTGGCTGTGAGCGGTGACGTGTCCTTTGTCAAAGAGGTACAGAAGTGA
- the LOC132166590 gene encoding deSI-like protein At4g17486 isoform X1, with protein sequence MEPETTSNSVSESNGNDKNCETQVVLNVYDLTPLNSYTVWFGVGIFHSGIEVHGKEYGFGAHDFPASGVFEVEPKSCPGFIYRSSISLGRITMLPSEFRTFIENAASEYHGDTYHLISKNCNHFTDDISWRLTGKHIPGWVNRLARLGSLCSCLLPESLQVSTVKQLPEYHDCSEEDGTECLSTTTARESTEIDDDHEKSLLSPLAVSGDVSFVKEVQK encoded by the exons ATGGAGCCAGAGACAACCTCGAACTCGGTCTCTGAAAGCAATGGGAACGACAAGAATTGCGAAACCCAGGTGGTGCTGAACGTGTATGATCTCACCCCACTTAACAGTTACACGGTTTGGTTCGGCGTTGGGATCTTTCATTCCGGTATTGAAG TCCATGGTAAGGAGTATGGATTTGGAGCTCATGACTTCCCAGCAAGTGGAGTTTTTGAAGTGGAACCGAAGAGTTGCCCGGGTTTTATTTACCGAAGTTCCATCTCATTGGGGCGCATAACCATGCTTCCGTCTGAATTCCGGACATTTATTGAGAATGCAGCTTCTGAGTATCATGGGGATACCTATCACCTCATTTCCAAGAATTGCAACCATTTTACAGATGACATCTCGTGGAGATTGACAGGAAAGCACATCCCAGGGTGGGTGAATCGGCTTGCCCGTCTAG GTTCTTTATGTAGTTGTCTGCTTCCTGAAAGCCTCCAAGTATCTACTGTCAAACAGCTGCCTGAATACCACGACTGTTCAG AAGAAGATGGTACGGAATGCCTATCAACCACCACTGCCCGTGAGTCGACAGAAATTGATGATGATCACGAGAAGAGCCTGCTGTCCCCATTGGCTGTGAGCGGTGACGTGTCCTTTGTCAAAGAGGTACAGAAGTGA
- the LOC132165677 gene encoding uncharacterized protein LOC132165677, translated as MPKERRDRSVSHDRYWPSPFSCSSSRARRSSPKIPLETKENLNEWEEARCPVCMEHPHNAVLLICSSHEKGCRPYMCDTSYRHSNCLDQFRKSIAEASSTTPGQDDTQLSTTRLSSNETSESTVTEVQEEISEEVHPTLLPGSCENQEQQKLFCPLCRGQIKDWIVVEPARHFMNAKSRSCSCETCSFSGTYTDLRKHARLEHPLVRPSEADPERQRNWRRLERQRDLGDLLSTLQSSFGEDRGDDNILPIDDGGWLTVFFLIRVFRPGSSPRSGSWSGSSRTRAQLSIRRRSTRLWGESYDGETGSSSRDEDNDSSDGGSGPWRRRLRRRTTPDQQ; from the coding sequence ATGCCAAAGGAGAGAAGGGATCGTTCTGTTTCTCATGATAGGTACTGGCCATCTCCATTTTCATGCAGCTCTAGTCGTGCAAGACGATCCTCACCGAAAATTCCATTAGAAACCAAGGAAAATTTAAACGAATGGGAAGAAGCTAGGTGCCCTGTCTGCATGGAACATCCTCACAATGCAGTTCTACTAATCTGTTCATCTCATGAAAAGGGATGCCGCCCATACATGTGTGACACAAGTTATCGCCACTCAAATTGTCTTGACCAGTTCCGAAAGTCAATTGCAGAAGCTTCATCAACAACGCCAGGCCAAGATGACACTCAACTTTCAACCACACGCTTGTCTTCTAATGAGACTTCAGAATCAACAGTTACTGAGGTGCAAGAAGAAATAAGTGAGGAAGTGCACCCCACTTTGCTCCCCGGGTCTTGTGAGAATCAGGAGCAGCAGAAGTTGTTCTGCCCCCTCTGCCGTGGACAGATCAAAGATTGGATTGTTGTGGAGCCTGCTCGTCATTTCATGAATGCAAAATCAAGAAGCTGCTCCTGTGAGACATGTAGTTTCAGCGGCACCTATACGGATCTCAGGAAGCATGCTAGGCTTGAGCATCCCCTTGTGCGCCCGTCAGAGGCTGACCCAGAGCGACAGCGTAATTGGAGGAGGTTGGAGCGACAGAGGGACCTTGGAGACTTACTTAGCACACTCCAATCTTCATTTGGAGAGGACAGGGGTGACGACAACATTTTACCCATTGACGATGGGGGTTGGCTGACTGTATTCTTTCTCATTAGAGTTTTTCGACCAGGATCTAGTCCAAGAAGTGGCAGCTGGTCTGGTAGCTCGAGAACTAGAGCACAGCTGAGCATTAGAAGGAGATCCACCCGACTTTGGGGGGAGAGCTATGATGGTGAAACTGGATCTTCTTCCAGAGATGAGGACAATGACTCTTCAGATGGTGGCTCAGGTCCTTGGAGGCGCCGGTTGCGGCGGAGGACAACCCCAGATCAACAATGA